A part of Candidatus Chromulinivoraceae bacterium genomic DNA contains:
- a CDS encoding DUF475 domain-containing protein — translation MSVTHRHASPKVFITSAILTVVILGLVFAYLGLQAALIVATLMIIEITFSFDNAIINAKTLTKMSPLWQRMFMTVGIFIAVFGMRVVFPILIVMATAGLAWGDVIHLALQEPDKYAEALRHAHPSIAAFGGLFLLTLALHFFFDATRKTRWLHHIEKPLQEASHRGIHVLVSTIALGIIVILPMNHHQSETLTAGAIGIVTYILIHGISELFTLQHERAEKHAGKKMQSGLVAGLASFIYLEVLDASFSFDGVIGAFAVTKDVLLIAAGLGIGALWVRSLTLFIVHRKVLNTYRYLEHAAHYVIGALAITLLIGLFVEIPEMYVGILGLLVIAAAVVSSIKDNKKDGLSAVV, via the coding sequence CTCTCCTAAAGTCTTTATCACGTCAGCAATTCTTACCGTGGTTATATTAGGGCTTGTGTTTGCCTATCTTGGCCTACAAGCTGCACTTATTGTTGCGACTCTTATGATTATTGAAATTACGTTCAGCTTTGATAACGCCATTATTAACGCCAAGACACTTACCAAAATGAGCCCACTTTGGCAGCGTATGTTTATGACCGTCGGTATTTTTATTGCAGTGTTTGGGATGAGGGTTGTCTTCCCTATTCTCATTGTGATGGCAACGGCCGGGTTAGCGTGGGGTGATGTTATCCACCTTGCGCTTCAGGAGCCTGATAAATATGCCGAGGCGCTACGTCATGCTCACCCAAGTATTGCAGCGTTCGGCGGGCTCTTTTTACTTACCTTGGCGCTGCATTTCTTTTTTGATGCTACACGTAAAACTCGTTGGCTTCACCACATTGAAAAACCGTTACAAGAGGCTAGTCATCGCGGTATCCACGTACTTGTTAGTACCATTGCACTAGGTATTATCGTAATTTTGCCGATGAACCATCATCAGTCTGAAACGCTGACCGCTGGTGCAATTGGGATCGTCACCTATATATTAATTCATGGTATTTCAGAACTGTTTACCCTGCAGCACGAACGCGCAGAAAAACATGCGGGTAAAAAAATGCAGTCAGGCCTTGTAGCAGGTCTTGCTTCGTTTATTTACCTAGAGGTGCTCGATGCGAGTTTTAGTTTTGACGGAGTCATCGGTGCTTTCGCGGTTACAAAAGATGTGCTTTTGATTGCGGCCGGTCTAGGCATCGGCGCATTGTGGGTTCGATCATTGACGCTTTTCATCGTGCACCGTAAAGTCCTCAACACATACCGGTACCTTGAGCATGCCGCCCACTACGTTATCGGCGCACTAGCTATTACGCTTCTGATTGGTTTGTTCGTAGAAATACCAGAAATGTACGTTGGTATTCTAGGTCTACTTGTTATTGCCGCTGCCGTTGTAAGTTCAATCAAGGACAATAAGAAAGACGGCTTGTCGGCCGTCGTATGA
- a CDS encoding winged helix DNA-binding domain-containing protein — MTREDIARMRLSAQHITQSDFTTAEDVVRHLLALQAQDYPGALWSIALRSQNLTQRDVEQAIADRKIIRTWPMRGTLHFVAAEDARWMVNLLAPRAVASAAGRRKILEIDDDVLAKSQEVISNALAGGKSLTRNALCDVLDQHGISTAGQRGIHIIHYFAEQTLLCFGPHEDKQPTFVLMDEWIAPTPPRQKDEALAELAKRYFTSHGPASLKDFAGWSFMTMGNAKLGLELAKVSLISETVDGIEYWFSSQLTSAPIQTYLLPGFDEFILGYKDRSASLAEMHSQHIVPGNNGMFLPTLVIDGQILGTWKRVTHVNSQRLTILPFESLTKTQEESIDQAIRRYERYAGLTTDWVIAER; from the coding sequence ATGACCCGAGAAGACATTGCACGTATGCGGCTTAGCGCCCAACATATCACTCAGTCGGATTTTACAACCGCAGAGGACGTAGTAAGGCATCTTCTTGCCTTACAGGCGCAAGATTATCCGGGAGCTTTGTGGTCAATCGCCCTACGATCGCAAAATCTAACTCAAAGAGATGTTGAGCAAGCAATTGCCGATCGTAAGATCATTCGTACCTGGCCAATGCGAGGAACATTGCACTTTGTTGCCGCAGAGGATGCCAGATGGATGGTAAATTTACTTGCACCGCGTGCGGTTGCCTCAGCAGCAGGTAGGCGCAAAATACTTGAAATCGACGACGATGTACTCGCTAAAAGCCAAGAAGTCATTAGTAATGCACTGGCCGGAGGGAAGAGTTTGACGCGAAACGCCCTTTGTGATGTGTTAGATCAGCACGGAATCTCGACCGCCGGACAGCGCGGCATTCATATTATTCACTACTTTGCAGAACAAACACTGTTATGTTTTGGCCCCCATGAAGACAAGCAGCCAACCTTTGTGCTAATGGACGAATGGATCGCGCCGACACCTCCGAGACAAAAAGATGAAGCACTCGCTGAGCTTGCCAAGAGGTACTTTACTAGCCATGGGCCAGCCAGTCTTAAGGATTTTGCAGGCTGGAGCTTTATGACAATGGGCAATGCTAAACTAGGGCTTGAACTTGCCAAGGTGTCACTTATAAGCGAGACAGTTGATGGTATTGAATATTGGTTTAGTTCGCAGCTTACTTCTGCCCCAATCCAAACATATCTTTTACCTGGTTTTGACGAGTTTATACTTGGCTATAAAGATAGGTCGGCTAGCCTTGCCGAGATGCACTCGCAGCACATTGTGCCCGGTAATAATGGCATGTTCCTCCCTACACTTGTTATTGACGGTCAGATTCTAGGAACGTGGAAACGCGTGACGCACGTAAATAGCCAAAGACTCACCATTCTACCGTTTGAATCCCTCACAAAGACGCAGGAAGAATCAATCGACCAAGCCATAAGAAGATATGAACGCTATGCAGGACTTACGACGGATTGGGTGATTGCAGAACGATAG